In Bernardetia litoralis DSM 6794, the genomic window TGCGTAGTAAAAATCATATCTAAAATCTTTTACTACTGTTCCATCGTGCATTATTATATGTATAAAATCTATATCATAAGGAGTATCTTCCCTACTCTGAACAAGATTATATCCATCTAGGTCAGTAATAACAAAACCGTCCCCCCCATTTTCCCTTCTAATGGACGACTGTTGCCATCTTCTTCATTGTTTTTGTAGCTAAAAAAACCAAAAGCTAAACCAAGTACCAGCAACCACATAGGCGCATAAAAATTCATTGATTTTTTCATTATCGTAAAGATTTAATGATTAATAAAATGATATAAATAAAAGCATCAGTTTCAAACTTATTTGTAATACTAAGAAAAATATAAAAAAAATGAAAGTGCAAATTTTTATACGTTTTTGTAAAAACATAGCATACAATGAATAGAAGTATTTTTTATATATGCAATTTAATAGTTAAGAAAACACCTCGCAATAGTACAATGATTTTGTAGAAGCATAAAAAAACTCATTCCATAAATAAATATAGAATGAGTTTTTTGTTTTCTAACAATTTGATGTATCAAATACAATTAATTTTTCTTCTTTTTATTCATTTGCATTGGATTTGGCGAAGAATAATTACGGTCTCTTCTATAAAGTTCAAAACGAGTAGGAACTTCCTGACGAGGATACGAATTATTATATACATCTGTATCAGCCGTTTCAAGATTTGGGTCTAAATGGAAAGAAACAACTTTTTTCTTCGTCATGAAGACTTTACTAAACATTTCATTATCTTTTCTCCAAACTTCAGCAGGGATTTTTTGCATCTCTTTGCTTCCATCAGCGTAAGTAAATTCAATAATTACAGGCATTACAAGTCCACCTACATTTTTGAAATCTACTTGATAGAAATACGGATTATTTTTGATAAAAGTACGTTCTTCATCTGTCAAGCCATTCATATAATCTTCATAATTACTTTTTGCTTCAGCAGCAGTAGTACTTCCATCATAAGAATTATAAAAATCTTTAAGCTGTGGGCGACGCTCCAAACGAGTTGTTTCAAGAGCTGTTTTGTTTCTCTGTGATGTAATACTTTCCTGTTTTTTTGTAGTTGCTTTTTCTATTTCAGCAGTTTGAGAATTTGGTTCAAAAAACGTTACATTTTCAATCGAAACATCTACATTATCCGTCGTATAGAACCAACCCCACCAAAACCAATCTAAATCAGTTCCAGAGGCATCTTCCATTGTACGGAAAAAATCAGCAGGTTTTGGGTGCTTAAATGCCCAACGCTCGGCATATTCTTTAAAGGCATAATCAAAAAGCTCTCTTCCCATAACTGTTTCTCTCAAAATATTAAGAGCTGTTGCAGGTTTTCCATAGGCATTATTTCCAAACTGTAAAATTGACTCTGAATTTGTCATGATTGGCATAATTCCAGCTTTTGAACCCTTCATATAATCTACAATATCAGCAGCATTTCCACGTCTTGAAGGATAATCACGTTGCCATTCCTCTTGTGTAATAAACTGCATAAAAGTATTTAAGCCTTCATCCATCCAAGTCCAATGACGTTCATCAGAATTAACAATCATAGGGAAAAAGTTGTGTCCTACTTCGTGAATAATTACCGAAATCATTGCATATTTAATTCTTGAAGAGTATGTTCCATCTGTTTCTGGTCGTCCACCATTAAAACAAATCATTGGATATTCCATTCCCCAAACAGGCCCATGAACCGAAATAGCAACAGGATAAGGATAATCAATTGTATGTTTTGAATACACTTCTAAAGTATGCGCCACCACTTCAGTTGAATATTGTCCCCAAAGTGGATTTCCTTCTTTTGGATAATAAGACATTGCCATTACATTATTACCATTTGACATTTTGACAGCCATTGCATCCCAAATAAATTTTCTAGAACTTGCAAAAGCAAAATCACGTACATTTTCAGCTCTAAATTTCCATGTTTTTGTATCTTTTGCTTTGTTTTTCTCTGCTTTTGTAGCTTCATCTTGTGTAACAATCACAACAGGAACATCAGATTTTTGTGCTTTTTCCCAACGTTCTTTTTGTGTTTCTGTCAAAACTTCCTCAGGATTTTGCAAAACGCCTGTTGCTCCCAAAATATGGTCAGCAGGAACAGTCATTTCTACATCATAATCTCCAAACTCTAATGCAAACTCACCACGTCCTAAAAACTGTTTGTGCAACCAACCATTTACATCATCATAAACAGCCATTCTTGGAAAAAACTGAGCAATTTCATATAAGTAATTTCCATCTTTTTCAAAATATTCATATCCACTACGACCACCATATTTTAATTGGTCTTGGATATTATAATTCCATTTTATTTGAAAAGAATATTTTTCATTTGGCTTCAATGAAGTAGGCAAATCTACTCTCATCATTGTTCTATTGATAGTGAAAGGAAGTTTTGCTCCATCAGTTGTCATGACAGCTTCAATATTAAAACCACCTTCAAAATCAGAGTTTCCTGTTGCACGAGAAATTCCACCAAGTGTATTTTTTGCATTTAGTGTTCCTGTTGCTGTCTTGTAAGTATCTGAATCTTTTGCTCTCATATTTTGGTCTAATTGTACCCAAAAATAAGAAAGTTCGTTTGGCGAATTGTTATGATAAGTTATTGTTTCTGCTCCTGTGATACGCTGTTTTTCATCATCTAAGGTAAGTTTGATTTTATAATCTACTTTTTGTTGCCAATAAGCATGCCCCGGTGCGCCCGAACCTGCACGATACACATTTGGCGTAGGGAGTTCTTCACCTAATTGTTTAAAGTAAGAGCGATTGATATTTTTATCTCGCTGTGCAAAAGCATTTTGAGAAGCGAATGAAATAAACATGCCCACTATCAAAAGTAACATGTTTGAATAATTGTATTTAATATTCATTGAGAAGGAATTAATAAAATAATTTGATTAAGTCTATAAATGCACAAAAGGAAATATAGAAGAGATACATTTTTTTCAAATTTAATTAATTCAAAGCTATTTTTAGTAATTTTAATGATTTTTGATATGTTATAATATTTTAATTTGCCTTAGAAGACGATTTATTTTTAGAGTAATTGCACCTTATTTTAGGCATTTTTATAGAAGAAAATTAGTAGATTACTTATCTAAAATTTTATCTTAGGAATAGAAATTAAATAAATTGCTATTTTTAAATTTTAATTTCTTGATATTCAGTAATTTACATTCATAATCCGTAATTTTTAATTCGTAATTGTTCCTTAAATAATTCTTATGAAAAACTTTGTATCAAAAAATAATTTGTAGTCATCAGAGCAATAAAGAAAAAAAGCGCAGAAATAATTCCTACTTGAAGGAATGTATCTTGCCTTTTGGTATTTTCTTTTCTATTCAGACCAAAAGACAGAAAGAATAAAGCAAAGAAAAAACTAACTCCCATATAAACAAGATACAAAGTTTGATTAATTTTATCCAATTCATTTGTATTTGCAGGAGTAATATCAAGCCCAGACCATCTTTGATAAAAGACAAAAATAGCCATCACAAAGACAACACAGAAAGTAAAACAGATTATTTTTTTTGGTTGTAATAAATTACTAATTTTCATTTGTTTATTATTGAGTTAAATATTTTTATCTAAATTTGATATTATATACTAATTAAGAAGTGGTTTTCAAAATTGCAACATTACCTGATACTTTTGAAAGTATTTGACAGATTTATTTATTCTAAAACCAAAATTAGTTCAGTATAAACTTACAAAAAATAATAAACCAAAACCTAAAAAATGATTCTTTACGCAGATAGTGGCTCAACAAAAACAGATTGGTGCTTAAAAACCAAAGAAGGAAAAGTTTTAAATTGGAAATCTGGAGGCTGGAATCCCTACTTTCTGACTTCTGAACAAATGATAAAAGAAGGCAAAGAATTTATAAACAAATCCTACTTAGAAAATCAAGAAAAATCAACTGATTATTTGGAAGATTATTTTTATAAAATAGATGAAATTCAGTTTTATGGCGCAGGTTGTTCGACAGAAGAAAATAGGAAAATTGTTTATTCTGCCTTAAAAACTCTTTTTCCACAAGTCAAAAAAATAGAAGTTGCTCACGACCTTTTGGGGGCTGCTCGTTCGGTGTATGACAACACAAAAGATGAAATGGGAATCATTTTGATTTTGGGAACAGGCTCAAATGCTTGTCTTTATGATGGAAATGACATACTTCAAGAACTTACAAATCTAGGTTTTTGGTTGGGAGATGAAGGAAGTGGAGGTTTTTTAGGAAAAAAATTAGTAACTGATTTTTTATACAATCGCTTATCTGATGAAATTCATAATTTATTCTATCAAAACTATAAATTAGATAGAGAAATTGTTTTAAAAAAAGCCTATCAAGAAACAAAACCAAATGAATTTTTTGCTTCATTTGTTCCATTTTTACATAAATACAAAGATGAAAAATCTATTAGAAAACTAATTGAAACCACCTTTGATGGATTTTTGGATAGAATAGAAGAAGAATTTGAAAACTTAAATATCAACTTTTATGCTGTTGGTTCGGTAGCTTATTTTTTTGAGGATATTTTGAAGGAAAGAATAAATAAAAGAAAAGGGAATTTAGTAAGGATTGTTAAAAGTCCGATTGAGGGATTGGTGGGGAGTTGATTTTTTTATACTATTTTACTGTAATTACGTTTTAGCTTTATAATTCCAACTAAACTAATACTTATATGAATATTTTATTGAAATCCTTCCTGTTCTTTTTTTTATTTTTTTGTGGAACTACTTCTATTAGTTTTGCTCAACTTATAGATACTCCTCTTTTTAGAATTACTGAAAATAGCAAAGTAGGTTTTATTGATATAGATGGTAATATAATTATTCCTCCTAAGTTTATTCAAGCAGGTAATTTTTCAAGTCAGTTAGCTGAAGCTCGTACAGAAGGACTTTATGGATATATTAATAAAAAAGGAGAGTTTGAAATAAAGCCACAATTTGAATTTGCAACACCTTTTAATGAAGAATATGCAATAATCTATCAAAATGCTAAACCTCTTGTTATAGATAAAAAGGGAACAATAATCGTAGATAATTCGAATTTTGTTTTTATTTCAAAATTTAAAAATAATTTGGCTTTAATTACAACTCACACAGGGAAAAAAGGATTTATAGACACAAAAGGAAGTTTAGTTATTGATACTGTTTTTTCTAATGTGAGAAATTTTGAAAATGATATGGCTATTGTTTATGGTCTAAATAATTCTTACAACCAAAAATCTACTAGTAAAGAAATTAAAGAAGAAGTAGGTATTATTGACAGGAAAGGAAACTTTATAATTCCTTATGGAAAATATACAGAAATAAATTATTTTAATGAAGGGTATGCAATAGCAGAAAGAACTATCTATGATAGCAATAACGATTATGTAATTACAAAATTTGTTTTGAATCAGAAAGCAAAAGTAATATTAAAATATGAACAAAAAAATAAGATTACAATGGGTAACCATGTACATTCAGGAATTATAAAGATGAATATGTATAAATATTGGATAAAAGAAGAGTCTGGAGTAACTTGGTCTGGTGATAAATCATATACAGCTTATATGGATTTGAAAGGACATATTTTTATGAACAATAAGTCAGCAGATGAATATGGAAACGATTTCTTAGAAGATAGAGTATTTATAGGTGAAGGTTTTTCTAAGGATAGATATAAATTATTTAATAAAAAAGGCGAAAGACTGGGGAATGAATCGTTTACTACCATACAAAAAGAAGGATTTGAAAATGGATTAGCTATTGTAGCACAAGAGAAAAAATGGGGAATATTAAATAAAAAAGGAGAATTTGTACTCAAACCTACTTTTGCTGGAATAAATAATATTCAAGATAGTTTGTTTTTATTTACAGGAGGAGAAGAAAAAGGAGATTTTGATTTGGAGTTTATACAGAATAGAACTTATGGAATTGCTAATCTAAAAGGAGAAATCATTTTAAAACCTATCTTAAAAGAATTTGATAGGAGAGGTTTTGTAAATGGTCTTTTATTAGGTAGTCTGGATAAAGAAGGTAAACAACTTGTGTATATTAATCAAGAAGGAAAAACAGTTTGGCAATCATCAAATATACCAAAAACAGTTACTTTAGGTTTAGAGTATTTCAATATAGATTATATGAATAGAGGTTATTTCTATGCTAATTCGGAAAAGACAGATGGAATAGGTGGCTGGGGAAGTTCAGATAATTACTCAAAGGAAGCTTCTGATAACATAAAAATAGAAAAATCTAACTCAAAAGATAGTATTTTGATTTCAATAGATACAGAGAAAGTTGTTCCCTTTGCAGGTAGATATAAGGGCAGATATGTATATATAAGCAATATAAGTAATAGAGAAATTGAATTTAATGCTCAAGACAGTCGTTTGTATGCCAAAATGCAGGCTCTAAATAAAGATGGAGAATGGCAGGATATTGAATATTTACCAAGCAGTTGGTGTGGAAATAGTTATCATACAATGACTTTAAAACCTAATCATTCTTGGAGTTTTCTAACGCCTATTTATAAAGGCGACTTCAAAACCCAGTTGAGAATTGCTTTGATTGTAAAAGAAAATTTTAGAGATGAAAGTAAATCTGTTATTTTGTATAGCAAACCAGTTTTAGGAAGTATAAATTTAGCACAATTTTGGAGAAAACCAAATTATTCTCCTGGAGGAATAATGGATCCTTATTTTGATTGATTTTAAGTAAAAATGAATCTATTTTTATAAAAAAGTGTTCCTCCTTTCTTAAAGGTTCTATTTTCCCAACATTAAAAAATTTTATGTTATTAGAGATTTCAACCACACATAAACCTGCAACTGACTTAGGTTTTTTGTTGCATAAACACCCAGACAGAGTTCAAGAGATAAAATTAGCTCTTGGAAAAGCACACATTTTTTATCCAGAAGCAACTGAAAACTGTTGTTCTATTTGTCTTTTATTGGATATCAATCCGATTGAAGTCATGAAAAGTAAAAAAGGTATGCGTAGTTTTTTGAAGGAAAATTATGTCAATGACCGAACTTATACCAGCAATTCATTTATGAGTACAGCTATTGTAAAAGCATTTGGTTCGGCAATTAATGGAACATGTCATACTCGCCCAGAACTTCCAGAAATTCAAATGCCTTTTGAAATAAAACTACATGCTATAAACGTAGAAAACGAAAATCAAATTGATAAATTATTTGAACCTTTAGGTTATAAGATTGAATATCAAAAGTATGATGTAGATAATCAGTTTCCAAAGTGGGGGAAAAGTAAAACAGTTACTTTATCGCTCAAAAAGACAACAACTTTACAGGAGTTACTGTCTCAATTATATGTTTTTATTCTCGTTTTGGACAATCAGCGTCATTATTGGATTGGAAATCAAGAAATTGATTTACTCAAAAGACGTGGAACAGGTTGGTTAGGTTCACATCCAGAAAAAGAGTGGATTGTCAAACGATTTTTGAAATATATTCCAGAACTGAC contains:
- a CDS encoding M1 family metallopeptidase — protein: MNIKYNYSNMLLLIVGMFISFASQNAFAQRDKNINRSYFKQLGEELPTPNVYRAGSGAPGHAYWQQKVDYKIKLTLDDEKQRITGAETITYHNNSPNELSYFWVQLDQNMRAKDSDTYKTATGTLNAKNTLGGISRATGNSDFEGGFNIEAVMTTDGAKLPFTINRTMMRVDLPTSLKPNEKYSFQIKWNYNIQDQLKYGGRSGYEYFEKDGNYLYEIAQFFPRMAVYDDVNGWLHKQFLGRGEFALEFGDYDVEMTVPADHILGATGVLQNPEEVLTETQKERWEKAQKSDVPVVIVTQDEATKAEKNKAKDTKTWKFRAENVRDFAFASSRKFIWDAMAVKMSNGNNVMAMSYYPKEGNPLWGQYSTEVVAHTLEVYSKHTIDYPYPVAISVHGPVWGMEYPMICFNGGRPETDGTYSSRIKYAMISVIIHEVGHNFFPMIVNSDERHWTWMDEGLNTFMQFITQEEWQRDYPSRRGNAADIVDYMKGSKAGIMPIMTNSESILQFGNNAYGKPATALNILRETVMGRELFDYAFKEYAERWAFKHPKPADFFRTMEDASGTDLDWFWWGWFYTTDNVDVSIENVTFFEPNSQTAEIEKATTKKQESITSQRNKTALETTRLERRPQLKDFYNSYDGSTTAAEAKSNYEDYMNGLTDEERTFIKNNPYFYQVDFKNVGGLVMPVIIEFTYADGSKEMQKIPAEVWRKDNEMFSKVFMTKKKVVSFHLDPNLETADTDVYNNSYPRQEVPTRFELYRRDRNYSSPNPMQMNKKKKN
- a CDS encoding N-acetylglucosamine kinase — translated: MILYADSGSTKTDWCLKTKEGKVLNWKSGGWNPYFLTSEQMIKEGKEFINKSYLENQEKSTDYLEDYFYKIDEIQFYGAGCSTEENRKIVYSALKTLFPQVKKIEVAHDLLGAARSVYDNTKDEMGIILILGTGSNACLYDGNDILQELTNLGFWLGDEGSGGFLGKKLVTDFLYNRLSDEIHNLFYQNYKLDREIVLKKAYQETKPNEFFASFVPFLHKYKDEKSIRKLIETTFDGFLDRIEEEFENLNINFYAVGSVAYFFEDILKERINKRKGNLVRIVKSPIEGLVGS
- a CDS encoding WG repeat-containing protein, which codes for MNILLKSFLFFFLFFCGTTSISFAQLIDTPLFRITENSKVGFIDIDGNIIIPPKFIQAGNFSSQLAEARTEGLYGYINKKGEFEIKPQFEFATPFNEEYAIIYQNAKPLVIDKKGTIIVDNSNFVFISKFKNNLALITTHTGKKGFIDTKGSLVIDTVFSNVRNFENDMAIVYGLNNSYNQKSTSKEIKEEVGIIDRKGNFIIPYGKYTEINYFNEGYAIAERTIYDSNNDYVITKFVLNQKAKVILKYEQKNKITMGNHVHSGIIKMNMYKYWIKEESGVTWSGDKSYTAYMDLKGHIFMNNKSADEYGNDFLEDRVFIGEGFSKDRYKLFNKKGERLGNESFTTIQKEGFENGLAIVAQEKKWGILNKKGEFVLKPTFAGINNIQDSLFLFTGGEEKGDFDLEFIQNRTYGIANLKGEIILKPILKEFDRRGFVNGLLLGSLDKEGKQLVYINQEGKTVWQSSNIPKTVTLGLEYFNIDYMNRGYFYANSEKTDGIGGWGSSDNYSKEASDNIKIEKSNSKDSILISIDTEKVVPFAGRYKGRYVYISNISNREIEFNAQDSRLYAKMQALNKDGEWQDIEYLPSSWCGNSYHTMTLKPNHSWSFLTPIYKGDFKTQLRIALIVKENFRDESKSVILYSKPVLGSINLAQFWRKPNYSPGGIMDPYFD
- a CDS encoding 3' terminal RNA ribose 2'-O-methyltransferase Hen1; amino-acid sequence: MLLEISTTHKPATDLGFLLHKHPDRVQEIKLALGKAHIFYPEATENCCSICLLLDINPIEVMKSKKGMRSFLKENYVNDRTYTSNSFMSTAIVKAFGSAINGTCHTRPELPEIQMPFEIKLHAINVENENQIDKLFEPLGYKIEYQKYDVDNQFPKWGKSKTVTLSLKKTTTLQELLSQLYVFILVLDNQRHYWIGNQEIDLLKRRGTGWLGSHPEKEWIVKRFLKYIPELTYSAKLNILQDEDVEDNEKQKKEKEPNLHQKRLLKAFQLIKNSHSETVLDVGCGEGKLLKLLLKDSQFKKIGGTDVAFSELQRANEKLYLDTASPYIKDKITLFQSSLTYQDERFLDYDAIALVEVIEHIDEERLEVFERTIFNYARPKTVVLSTPNSEYNVTFEKLYAKEFRHDDHRFEWSRKEFKNWCQKISETYNYSFEIFPVGEEKENVGAPSQIVIFKK